The sequence below is a genomic window from Melioribacteraceae bacterium.
TTTTAATAACAATGCAGATATAATCAATTACAGTTTTTCCAGTACGAATCCCAAAATGATAATTGATTATAAACCTTTCCTTGAGGATGGCGAATATTTATTTAAGGTGGTTGCAAGAAATCCGGTTAACAGTTCTATCGAAAGGACTACCGTTCAAAAGAAATTTTTAGTATTTAATGAATCCCGATTGCTGCATGTCTATAACTATCCTAATCCGTTCAGCGATATGACCTATTTCACTTTCAAGCTCACCCGTATTCCTGATCAGCTGAAGATCAGGATTTACACTCTTACCGGCCGTTTAATAAAAGAGATTTCGGCTGAATCTGCTCAGCTTAAATATGATCTAAACCTGATTGAGTGGGACGGCAGGGACCAGGACGGTTCATTAGTAGGTAATGGAGTTTATATTTACAAAATTGTTTTAAAAAGCGGTACAGAACAAATTACCGCAACGCAAAAGCTTTCTGTCGTAAGATAGTACGATTCATGAAGAGAAGCATCATTTCAAAATGATCAGTTTTCTTACATTTCTGAATGAACCGCTTGATAATTGATATAAGTATACTCCGCTCGGAAGGCCGCTTCCGTCAAAAGTTATATCATAATATCCGGGTGATTTAAATTCATTTACAAGAAGCTTAACTTCTCTGCCGAGCAGGTCGAAGACGCTTAATTTAACATGTCCGGCGTTCTTTATTTTGTACTTAATGGTTGTTGACGGGTTGAATGGATTCGGATAATTCTGGAATAAGTAATAGTCATCAGTCATCCTATCCTCACCGGCGGATGTTATTGGGGGCGGAAGAGAAGGGGATGGATATTTCCAGATTCCGTTAGTACCTGTTCCTGCAAATACGGCATCGCTTGTGAACAGGATCGAGTAGATTGGCCGGCCGAAAGAAACAGTTGATCTTAGCCAGCGTGAACCGTCGTTATTCAGGAAATAGACGCCGCTGTAGGTTGTTGCGTATACCTGATTGTTCGAAATGGAAATCGAATAAATACCTGTACCTAAAATACCGGTATTGAACTCAGACCAGGTTTCTCCATCGTTGCTGGAAATATACATCCCCCCGTAACTACCGAGATACAATTTCCCGTTCAGTTTTGCTATCGAAGTTGTATATGTATTTCGTAATCCGTTATTTATACTGCGCCATTGATTGCCGTCGCCGTTTGAAATGTAAACTCCTCCGTCCGTGCAGGCGAAAAGATTCTGACCGTCGGAATAGATGTACATTATGTTCAGATTCTCCAATCCGTTGTTCAGTGCTGTCCAGCCGGAATTTATTCCGGTCAGTTTATAAACTCCCAGATTTGTTCCGGCGTAGATTGATCCATTAATATTTATAACGGAATGAACCTCTCTGCCACCCGGATTTCCGTTCACTTCTGTCCATGAGCTGCCTTCGTCAGGAGAATAAAATACTCCGAGCATTGTACCTGCAATTAAAATATTATCCAGCAGGGCAATTGAATTAACGTTCGACCAGACATCCCCGACTCTAATCGATTCCCAGTCCTCGCCTCTGTTTTCAGACTTCAACATTCCCCAGCTTGTACCGGCATATAGATTACCATTCAGCTCGGCAAGAGCATTTACATTTTCAAATCGCTGTTCAGATCTCGTTATACACCAGTTCTTCCCGTTTTGTGTTAATAAATAGAGCCCTTCGAAAGTGCCAATGAAAAGTATTTCATCTTTAAAAATAAACGACCGGCAGCCCGGTGTAAGGGCATTCTGACTCCAGGTTTTTCCATTATCCGGTGAAAATCTGACACCGCTGTTTTCAGTAAAAAAAATATTGTTCCTTAGATTTATTACTTTGTCCGCATACGAACCTATATCTATATGCTGCCAGGTATTCCCATTGTCAGGTGAATAATAAATTCCGTAACCGGTACCTACGTAGATCCGGGAATTATCAACGTAGAGGTCATATATTCCATAACTGTATCCGTTGTTTTTAATCTCCGTCCATGTAGTCCCTTCATCGGAGGTAAAGAATAAACCTGACATTCCTCCAGCGTACAATCCGTTCGCATTAACACAGAGAACGTAAGCGAATAGATTTTGTGTCTGCGGGATATTTAACTTCTGCCAGCCTGCCCCTTCACTATCGGATTTATATATGCCGTTATTCGATGCGGCATAAATTATATTCCCTTTAATTACAATATCTTTTATACGGGAAATGCTGAATCCGGTATTTGCCTCAACCCAGGTTTTACCGTAATCGCTGGACCTGAAAAATCCTTTGCCTTCTGTTCCGGCAATGAAATAATTCTCTGTTACAGCTAAAGCTGTAACATATGGAGTTGTCAGTCCGTTGTTAATAAACTCCCATGTTTTACCGTAGTCTTTTGAAAGGGCGGCGCCTTTAAGATTTATACTTGCGAGAATTAATGAATCCTTTATTACCATATCCTGAATGAATTCAAAAAACGGTTCTCCGAAGGAAGGAAGGCTAAGTTTATTCCATTGACCCGAAATTGAATTGAATGTGAAGACCAGGAAAAGAAGAATAATTATTTTCATTATACGACTATCTGTTATAAGCGCAGTAACAACTGCTCAAATTTAAGGCAATTCTAAATAAAAGACTATATTCAAATACGGCGACATATTTCGTCCACTTAATTTGTAATCGTATAATATTCATACTCCTTTTCACAATATGCTTTTTAAATTTTTTTTCTTATTTCACTTATCCTCTTTTCCCTTCTCATTTTTCTTTGAAAGCTCCTTGTTCTCTTTCGTAATTTCCATCTGGTTTCTAACGAGATAACTTCCCTGGCTGATAGCCATCAGAAATACCAGTTCTTCCGGAACGCTCCACAGCATACCCTCAACAGAGCTTTTATAAACAAACAGTATAATCGCGGCAATAGTCCAGAATAGGTATTGTGCTTTGGCCATCGAAGGGTATTCCTTAGTCTCAATCGTTATATTAATTACCGAAGCCAGCCCGGAAAAATATCCTCCCCTGATCGTATCCCTGCTGATATCCCGCCCCAGGCTTTTATTCAGGTCTTTCATCAGATGTGACTGGTAATGCCCGGCCGCACCGGATACAACCGAGAGACCCATCAGCACAATCAGGGAATCGGGTATATCGGGTACGTCGAGATGCATCAGTCCGAACATAAATACCATGGCTCCAACGGAAATAGTCCACATGGCCATCTGCATTAAGGAGAGGGAGATCTTGCCGTCGTATGTCCGTATTACATCGAGCGGCCTCTTCTTGCGAATCCATTCGAACGAGAAAATTATGAACGTCATTACAATCAGAAAAATAATTGTGTAGAAGATTCCGCCGGAACGGTTACCGATGTAAATTTCCGACTCGCTTATGACCCTGGAATATTGACTGTCGGTTTTGCTCTCTTCAGAATTTTTTTTGATGTTCCACCGCATAACCGGGAGGACACGCATTCCGGCGTCGTAAAACGGCATCTCTATACCACTAAGGTCGAATATCATCATTGTCCCCTGAACAGTAACGGGTATTCCGGAAATGATTTGAGTTATCGTCTGACCGGACGCTACCTGGTATGGTTTGAATGGATGCGAGCTGTTAAGCACATCGCCGAATTTCTCACGGGTTCGCTGAAAGATACCGATCAGATACAACTCCGGCTCCATCTCCGCGGTAATATTGGCATTGGCAATAAATACTTTTACAGGATGGGAGCGGAGCTGTCCGTCGTTCATCATAAGAACCGGTCTGCTTCCGTTCTCTTCTGCAAGGTTGAAAAGTGAAGGCATGAGAAAAAATATCAGTGCTAAAGAAATATTTTTCATGTGAACTCCCAGAATATTTAAATAACTGCAAATCCGATTGCGGAATTAACCGTATCCTTGATAACAGAAACAGCAGCGTTAATTGCTCTCTGAACAGTTAAAATTCCCAATCCTTCAATAGTGAGTAGAACATTCTGAATAGCATTTTTGTGAAGTTCGGTTAGAAGCTGTGCCCGTTCAACCGAAATCTTCCCGGCTAATAACAGCTTGCCTATATCCTCGAGTGAAAGAGTAAATTTTTTGAATTCTGTTTCCGCATACGATTTTACTTCATCCCATCCGGAAACGATCTCCTTTTCCGCAGCGCCGAGCATCTGCGGGACCAGATTAGAAAAATCAAAAGCCATCTCTAAACTCCTTTAGATAAAAATTAATCACCTCTTTTTTTTGCAATCTCCAGTTTTAGAATTGCTTCAATCGCCTGATTGAATGCACCCCGGATTATCGGAATTTCCTCTTTTATGATGCCTTCCGGACTCTTGTGAGCCTTTTCAAGAATGTCTAGCTGGTTCGATATGTTGATCAGCTGGGTAACCTGTAACTCGTTAAGTGGCCGGGTTTTTGCTCTCAACTGGAGTGAAGCCAGCTCGGTTCGGATATCATCATAGTATTTTTCAAAATTGCTATATGCCGCTTTGCTGCTGCCTATTGCTTTATCAATTTTTATAAGCAGGGACTCAATCTGTTTGTGAAGCGAAACTACTGCTTCATCTGTCTGCCGGTCGTAATCGCTTATCAATTTTAAAGTACAGGCACCGAATTGAAGTATAAAAAGTAGAACCATGGCCGTTCTAAAAATTAAAACTCCCGATGATCTCTTTGTCTTCACTTTCCCTCCCGATTTCTGTTGTCTGATAATTGACTATTCCATTAAAAGAAGATTGAAATACCAAGAAGAATATTATGCGAGTAAAATGAATATTCGATTTTTACTGGTTGACCGTAATATGAATTAAGTTCCTCCTCATAACTGTATATCTGCATTCTGTACTCGGTTCTAAAAGCTATACTTTCAGTAAGCAGAATCTTTAAGCCCGCCCCGGCATTAAATTGGTGCACGGAATAAGTACGGTTGGAAAACGGAATAAGAGTATTGAAGTAGGGTACAGAATTGCCGATCCCGATTCCTCCAAGTATAAAAGGAATAATTTCATTCTCATCTTTCAGAAGATTTAAAAGCAGGTTTGCATTCAGACTGTACATCAGATCGGAATTTTCGACTATTGAAAGCTGCAGCTCGGGTTCCAGTTCTAAACCTTTGTATACAAAATACCCGAGTCGTCCGTGCAAAAGAAAATAGTAATTCATTTCCCCGTCGTATGAACCGCTATATCCGCCCGTAGTTTTCGAGTTCCCCTTCGCTCCTCCTAATGTGGCAGAGACCGATAGTTCAATATTATTACCGCTGACCTGTGCGTCAACTGAAATGTTGAGAAGAATAATTAATGAAAATGGGATTAATATTTTCATACATCCTCCGGCTGAATAAAAACATGAACAATTTATTTTGGTAAATACAGAATTAGACCGGATAAGTAATTGAGGAAATACTAACCGAGAGATTTAGTTATAAATTACCCTCTTTCTGGATGCTCAAATTTGTGAGTTTATTATTTCAGCGGAGGAGGGGGGTACCCCGCTAAGACGTCAGAAATCTAACTTATTGGAATTTAAATTTCAAGCTGAAAAACCAGTTGAATTACTCTCAGGTAATCTATATTAATCGCGTAAAACTTTAATAAATTTCAGGGGATGGAGCATTTAATAAAATCTACGAACTCATCAACATTATAAAACTTGTAATCCGGATTGCATTCCCTGCACCTGTTCCTTGAATACTCATCCCATAGAACTAGCGCGCATTTAACCCCCGCACTTTCGGATGCCATTACATCGTGAATTGCGTCTCCGATCATTAGAACACGGCCAGGATCGAGGCTGTACTTCTCAACAAACTTTATTATTCCCTCCGGTGCCGGTTTGTGCTCTTCAACATCATCGCCGCTTAATATTAAATCAAAATGATCGTAGAGCCCGATCGACTTCAATGTAATAGTTGCAGAGTCGCGTCCTTTTCCGGTAAATATTCCGAGGGGAATCGCCTTCTCTTTTATATATCCTATTACTTCATTCATTCCGGGGAATATATCGGCCATTTCCGAGTGGTTCGATTCGTAAAAATCGAAATAATCCTTTCTTGCTTTTTCGTAATCGCCTTTCATCCATTCTTTCAATATCACATCCTCTGTAGGACCGAAGAGAGCAACGATTTCCTCGTTTGTCAAACGCTTATTCAGATACTTTTCCGCAACATGATTGAAACTTGCGAAGATCAGTTCGTGAGTTTCAGCGAGTGTACCGTCTACATCGAATATGATACCGTCGAAGAGTCTCAATTTTTCTCCATTGAAAATATTATCACGCGCCCGTTATAGTCCGATGCCAAATATCTGCTGTTTCCGATTTGCTTGAGCGATTTGAATGGGACGTGACCGGAATGATAAAGGAGCTCGCTCCTTGTTCCGTTCAAGGTCCGTAAAATTTTTCCGTTCTCTGTAAAGATCAGATTGCCGTTATCCTGAAGGATTCCGCCACCAGGTCCGGTAAAAGTTTCACTCTGCTTGTATTCTTTGATAATCTTGCCGTTCTCAGAATTGAGCTGGTATATTATCGAATTCCTTCCTTTTACATAAATGGTCTTCCCGTTCGATGAAGCAGATATACTGTCGAAAAGATTCAGCTTATCGCTCATCCATTCCAGTTTACCAAGCATCAGGTCGATTGCATATAAGATACCTGCGGAAGAAATAACATAGACTCTTTTTCCGTCGCTAACTATCTGCGATCCTGAAAAGTCTGTATCGGCTTTCTCTTTCCATCGCCAGATCATCAGTCCGTTCCGCGCATCGATAGAATAAATAAATCCGTCGTTACCCGTGAAAAGAATTTTATTACCTGCACTAACGGGATCTGATCTTATCATGCCGTTAGTATTGTAGACCCAGTATTCCTGAAGAGTTTCAAGATCGTAGCAGTAGATTCTGCCAGAGGCAGTACCGAAAACAATTGCAGCTTTGGATTCTGTAAGTTTAGGAATCATTAAAATCCTTGTCCCGCTGTAATCAATCACCTCCAGACCGGTGGTAATCAGTTCCTCGAATCCTATTGTCTGTATCTGCTCGCCTGAAATAGCGCTTAATGTAAGCAGGTCACCCTGCAATGTGGCAATAGCAAGTATTCTATCTTTAATTACGGGCGTTCCTACTATCTCTCCGAATGTATTATAATCCCATAAAAAATTTCCGGTCGAATCGTGGCAGGTGATAAGACCGTTCTTCTGTGTGGAATAAACTTTTCCGTTCCAGTAAATGGGGATTGAATAGGAGAGGTTATTTAATTCTATCCCGCACAATAAAGTGATCTTGTTTTGAACCGGTACAATCTGCGGTGGCAATTCTTTCTCAATCTGGATCGATTTATCGATCGCGATTTGTGATTTCTGTTTCGAATCTTTTACGATTATTGAGTCGCGGGAAAGTTTGAAGATAAATGCTTCGCTGTTCTTTTCATAGTCGAACGGAGGGAGGTCGATAATATTAGTACCGAGCAGGTTTCTCTGGATGAATCTAGGTCTGTTACCGTTAATTATCAGTTTCAGATTCTTCTGCTGCAGCAAAGTATAAACGCTCTGCCAGTTGTATACCGATTCGAATTCTACAGGGGAGAAAAAATAAACCTCTTTTTGCAATCCCGCTATCTCAAGAATTTCATAAAGCCAGTTTATACTTCCTGAATGGTAATAGCTTATTTCCCGGTAAGGGAGGGTAGGATTAATACCGATATAAATGAAATCGCCGCCGTCGATTGCAAAATTATCCCCTTCGTAAAAATTCATGAACCATTCCCATCCCTCTGCGTCGCGAGTATCGGAAGCGTAAGGGAGGAATAGATAGTTGGTTTTCATGCTGTCCAGATAAGTGGAGAGTGATTCAAATTCCTTTTTTGACCCCGAGGATGTTATCTGTCCTGTTAAAACTAGGAACTCATTCATGGGATCGGAATGGAATCTGCTTATCATAGAATCGATCGATACCCTGCTTGCGGAGGGTGAGTATTTCAGATTTGATACAACTCCAAACCTCGCACTCTGTGCGGATAAAGTAATCGACGTAAATACTGTAAGGAGGTAAATTAATTTTTTCATTTTTGCATTTTAGTGTCAGGTCAAATTTAGTAAAAATAACAGAGACATTGAATTTGTAAAAACAGTTAGATATTATTTAGCAAAAGGTTATTGTTGTTTTTATCTAAACTGTGAGTTAGGTTGTAAAAGTGACTTTGCGGTTTTTTGTACTGTGATTATCTATAAAGAGAGCGGGTAACCTGGATGAAAATCGGATTTATTAGCGACATACATGAAGATATCTTTAGCCTTGAAAGGGCTCTCAAATTGTTATCTAATGAAAAATGTGATTCGGTTATTTGCCTCGGTGATATCGTAGGATTTACTTTGCCGTTTTACCGTTACATTGAATCTAGGAATGCAGAGGAATCTGTCCGGCTCGTAATGGAGAATTGTTCGAAAGTTGTTGTTGGTAATCATGATTTATATGCAATTAAAAAAGTGCCTAATTATCAATCCGGTTTTGATTACGGGGATAACTGGTATCAGCTTGACTATGAAATTCGTGCCGCGAAGTCACGTAATAGGATCTGGCTTTATGAGGATAATGAAATAAAATCTTTTCTTAGCGATACTTCAAAAGAGTTTCTTGATTCTCTCTGTGAAGTTGAAATACTGGAATTCGGAGATAGTCGAATACTTCTCTCACATTTTTGCTATCCGGATTTTTCAGGATCTGCGATTTTTTTCCCCGGAGAAGTATTTCACCTTGAAAAGCATTTTCAGTTCATGAATGAAAAGAAATGCGGGATAAGTATCTCCGGTCATGGTCATCCGGAAGGAGTGATAATGGTTACTGAAGAAAGGTTTGAGTCACTCAAATTCGGTCAGAATAAACTTAACGATGGTGTTCAATGGATTGTCGTTCCCTGTGTCGCACGGACTACAAGGGAGAATGGGATTCTTATCCTTGACACTTCTTGCATGGAATTCCGTTCAATATCGCTCAAATCTTATTTTCAATAATAGTAATGGGGATGAAACTGATAATTGTATGAATTTACTTAAAAAAACATCCGGTAAGATTTCATATGCAAGGACACTTCTGCCCACTCTCTTAACAATTATTCTTTTCATAATTGCAATTTTTATTGTGGTTATTCCTCAATTCGAAAATATAATACTCGACAGAAAGCGTGAGATGATAAGAGAACTTACTAATTCAACAGTAAGTATGATTAACAGGTGGCATCAAATCCAGTTAAACGGATTGATTTCTGAAACCGAGGCAAAGAGAAATGCCGTTGATCTCATTAAAAATCTCCGTTACGGTGAGGAACTCAAAGACTATTTCTGGGTTACAGATCTGCATCCACGAATGGTTGTGCATCCGTACAGACCCGATCTGGACGGAAACGACTTAACTGATTTCGAAGACCTTAAAGACAAAAAACTCTTTGTTGAAATGGTTGAAGCAGTTAAGAATTCCGGTGAAGGATTTGTCGATTATATGTGGCAGTGGAAAGATGATTCAACCAAAGTGGTGCCTAAACTCTCTTATGTTAAGAAATTTGAACCGTGGAACTGGGTTATAGGTACCGGAATTTATATTGAAGATGTAAAAATGGAAATCAGCCGGCTCGAACAGAAGATATTAACAATTTCGATAATTATTACAATCCTTAGTTCCATTTTACTCTCATACATAGCCTTTCATAATCTTAAAAATGAAAAACTAAGAAAAAAAGCTGAGGATGATCTTAAAGAATCTAGAGAAAAATACCGTGTTCTTGTTGAAGCCTCCGGTGAAGGGTTAATTATGATCCTGGATAATAAACAGACTTTCTATAACAGGACTTTTTATGCAATGTTAGGATACTCGGATACTGAAGAAGGTTTTGATCTTTTAAGGATCTTTAAAACTATGCCTGACTCAAAAGTATTCGACTTCTCATTCCTGCAAAGAAAAACTACGGATCAGGTTTTTAACGAGCAGATTGAAACAAAGTTAATCAAAAAGGACGGGGAACTGATAAATGTACTTCTGAGTATTTCTCCGATCTCTTTTTTGAATAACAATGGTATAGTTATAAATATTAAAGACCTTACTCTTCATGAGGAAATGAAAGAAGCTCTCGACTATACTAAAGAAAAGTACGTCTTTCTAACCAACCAGATCTCTGTGGGGGTTTTCAGGGCAACCCCGGATAATAAGGTAGGTCTGGTAGAAATTAACAATGCACTTAAAAATCTTTTAAATTTCAGTGAGGAAGAGGATCTTACCGGAAAATCACTTTTCGAATTTATATATAATGATGAAGACAAATCCTTATTCCTCGAAGAACTGAATAGAGAAGGATTTATTAAAAACAGAATTATTAAGCTTAAGAATGAAAAAGGTAAGTTATTAACCGCTTCTATCTCCGCCGCACTGGTAAAAGGAACAAATAACGAATACCGGTTTATTGACGGTATTATTCAGGATATCTCTGAACAACATCGGTCCAATAAGGAAAGAGAAAAAATTATATCCGACCTTCAATCGTCCGTTGTTATTCTAAGTCAGAGAATTACTCAATGCATCAAAAATATTCCTGTCTGTAAACCGGAATCATCGGTTTTGGAAGCAGCGGAAATTATGACAAACAGTCGAAGCAGAGCTATTATTGTTAAGGGAACTGATGAGGTGGAAAAAGGAATTATTACCGATCAGGATATTAGAGAAAAGGTTGTTTCTGCCGGGTATAATTTTAATCTACCTGTAAGTGCAGTAATGAATACTACTGTTTATTCTGTTCAGTCCAACGCAACTGTCTATGATGCACTTTTTATTTTGCATGAACACCAGACTAATCATTTAATCGTAAAAGATGCTGCCGGCAGAATTCAAGGTGTAATAGATTCAGATGACCTGTTAAATGTTTCTTATCCGCAGTTCCTGTTTTTTAAAGAGAATATTGAAAATGAAGTCGATTTTAAGAAACTTTCTGACTATAGGAACCGGCTTATACGTTTAATTTCCAGTTTAATCAGGAGCAATGTAGATATCCGGAGTTCAACTAAAATGATTTCCCTGGTTGCTGATTCTATCAGCCGGAGGGTTATTACAGGGGCAATTAATGAGATTGGAATCCCTCCCTGCAAGTTTACTTTTATTTCAATGGGAAGCGAAGGAAGGGAGGAACAGACCTTACTTACAGACCAGGACAATGCAATTGTATATGAAGACCCTCCCGAGCATTTATCAGCTGAAACTCACAATTACTTTTTAAGGCTTGGTGAAAAGATTTCTGATTATCTTAATTCAGCAGGATACAGCTTCTGCAAGGGACAAATAATGGCTAGCAATCCGAAATGGTGTCAGCCATTATCTGTATGGAAAAAATATTTTACGAGATGGATCACAGAAGCTGGTCCGCAGGACCTCCTTGATCTTAAAATCTTTTTCGATTTCAGATTTGTTTACGGAGATAATGAATTATCTTCACAGCTTAAGAAACATGTAAACCGGCTTGTAAACAGCAGCAGCAATTTCTTTCTTTTCCTGTCGGATAGTCTAATACACTCTGAACTTCCAGACAATGTCCTGAAGTTAAAAGCACCTGTAGATTTAAAATTATGTCTGCTGCCGGTTATCGACCTTGCAAGACTTTACGGACTTAAATATAATCTTACTACTTCAAATACGATCGATCGCCTCGAGTATATTCACAATGAAGGAATGATTTCCGATTCATTGTTCGAGAATATACTTTTCTCTTACAGTTTATTGATGAATCTGCGTCTCAAACATCAATCAGATCTCTATTCGGAAAGTTGCGCAATCGATAATGTCGTCAATCCGCAATCTTTTTCAGAGCTGCAGATACTGCTCATCAAAAAATATTTTGATCTTCTAAAGGATATTAAGGATAAGATCAGTATCGATTTTAAAGGGACACTAACAAGATAGTGTAACCAATTAAACTCAATAAAAGAAATTCATGTCTTTCCAATTCAGTAAAAATCGAGTAATTTCCACATAATCTTTTCAGATTACAATTCATTAATCAGTTCTAGTTTTAACCATTTATAAGGAGAAGTATATGGGTATTAAAGCTGAACGTGTCAAAGAGATCCTCGATTCACAAAAATTCAAAAATCTGGTAAAGCAGAGACTTACTGTTTCAATTACACTTACAATTATTATGCTTGTTGTTTATTTCGGATTCATCTTGTCCATTGCCTTCTACAAAGAATTCCTATCTTTTAAAATCGGAGAGCATCTTACTCTTGGGCTTCCCATTGGAATCGGACTCATAATATTTGCCTGGTTGTTAACCGGAATTTACATTCGCTGGGCTAACAGGAAATATGATAAAGCCGTTAGAGAGTTAAGAAACGAAGTGCTTGAGAACTAATACTCAAAACCTCAAAACAACTTTTTAACTGATTCAGGAGATTAACATTGGAAACAATTCAAACAACACTTGGGCAGGTTAATATAGCGTCCATAATTATTTTCTTTTCCTTCGTTGCCGTTACTTTGGGAATAACATACTGGGCGGCAAAGAAAACTAAAACTACTTCGGAATTTTATGCTGCAGACCGCAGCATCTCCGGATTTCAAAACGGTCTGGCTTTATCCGGGGATTATATGAGCGCCGCCTCCTTCCTTGGTATTGCCGGCATGGTTTCTCTCAAAGGGTATGACGGTCTGATCTATTCAATCGGGTTTCTTGTTGGATGGCCTCTCGTTATGTTCTTAATTGCAGAACCGCTAAGAAATCTTGGAAAATTTACCTTTGCCGACGTAGTTGCATACAGGTTAAAACAGAAACCTGTTAGAATAGCTTCTTCAGTCGGCTCTTTAATGACTATTATTTTTTATTTAATTGCACAGATGGTAGGCGCCGGTTCTCTTGTTAATATTTTATTCGGATTTCCGTATGAAATCGCTGTTGTAATTGTAGGAATTGTTATGATGGCTTATGTGCTTTTCGGTGGTATGCTTGCAACTACCTGGGTTCAGATAATTAAAGCAGTACTGCTTCTTAGTGGCGCTACTTTTCTGGTAATTATGACCCTTGCCCAATTTGGAATGAATCCTATTCTACTTTTTGAACAGGCTGCAAAAAAATACAGCGATGCGGTTCTATCTCCGGGTGGATTTGTTACAAATCCATGGGACGCAATCTCCCTCGGGATTGCTCTTATTTTAGGGACCGCAGGACTTCCTCATATATTAATGAGATTTTTTACCGTACCGGATGCCAGACAGGCAAGAAAATCGGTTTTTGTCGCAACTGGATTTATTGGCTATTTCTATATCCTTACATTTTTTATCGGATTCGGCGCAATGGTTCTTGTCGGACAGGATGTAATTTCCGGTATTGATAAGGGGGGCAACATGGCTGCATTGTTATTGGCTGAATCTGTCGGAGGCCAGTTTTTCCTTGGTTTTATTGCGGCTGTTGCTTTTGCTACAATTCTTGCCGTGGTTGCCGGTCTTACTCTTTCAGGTGCTTCTACTTTATCACACGATCTTTATGTAAGCGTTATTAAAAAGGGAAAAACGGATGAAGCCGGTGAAGTAAAAGTAGCCAGAATAGCTACACTTATTATCGGCGCTCTTGCTATTTTCTTAGGATTAGTATTTAAAGGTCAGAACGTTGCTTTTATGGTTGGATTAGCATTTGCTATCGCAGCCAGTGCTAACTTTCCTTCTCTACTCCTTTCAATTGTATGGAAAAGATTTACTAC
It includes:
- a CDS encoding T9SS type A sorting domain-containing protein, translating into MKIIILLFLVFTFNSISGQWNKLSLPSFGEPFFEFIQDMVIKDSLILASINLKGAALSKDYGKTWEFINNGLTTPYVTALAVTENYFIAGTEGKGFFRSSDYGKTWVEANTGFSISRIKDIVIKGNIIYAASNNGIYKSDSEGAGWQKLNIPQTQNLFAYVLCVNANGLYAGGMSGLFFTSDEGTTWTEIKNNGYSYGIYDLYVDNSRIYVGTGYGIYYSPDNGNTWQHIDIGSYADKVINLRNNIFFTENSGVRFSPDNGKTWSQNALTPGCRSFIFKDEILFIGTFEGLYLLTQNGKNWCITRSEQRFENVNALAELNGNLYAGTSWGMLKSENRGEDWESIRVGDVWSNVNSIALLDNILIAGTMLGVFYSPDEGSSWTEVNGNPGGREVHSVININGSIYAGTNLGVYKLTGINSGWTALNNGLENLNIMYIYSDGQNLFACTDGGVYISNGDGNQWRSINNGLRNTYTTSIAKLNGKLYLGSYGGMYISSNDGETWSEFNTGILGTGIYSISISNNQVYATTYSGVYFLNNDGSRWLRSTVSFGRPIYSILFTSDAVFAGTGTNGIWKYPSPSLPPPITSAGEDRMTDDYYLFQNYPNPFNPSTTIKYKIKNAGHVKLSVFDLLGREVKLLVNEFKSPGYYDITFDGSGLPSGVYLYQLSSGSFRNVRKLIILK
- a CDS encoding HAD family hydrolase; this translates as MRLFDGIIFDVDGTLAETHELIFASFNHVAEKYLNKRLTNEEIVALFGPTEDVILKEWMKGDYEKARKDYFDFYESNHSEMADIFPGMNEVIGYIKEKAIPLGIFTGKGRDSATITLKSIGLYDHFDLILSGDDVEEHKPAPEGIIKFVEKYSLDPGRVLMIGDAIHDVMASESAGVKCALVLWDEYSRNRCRECNPDYKFYNVDEFVDFIKCSIP
- a CDS encoding PQQ-binding-like beta-propeller repeat protein gives rise to the protein MKKLIYLLTVFTSITLSAQSARFGVVSNLKYSPSASRVSIDSMISRFHSDPMNEFLVLTGQITSSGSKKEFESLSTYLDSMKTNYLFLPYASDTRDAEGWEWFMNFYEGDNFAIDGGDFIYIGINPTLPYREISYYHSGSINWLYEILEIAGLQKEVYFFSPVEFESVYNWQSVYTLLQQKNLKLIINGNRPRFIQRNLLGTNIIDLPPFDYEKNSEAFIFKLSRDSIIVKDSKQKSQIAIDKSIQIEKELPPQIVPVQNKITLLCGIELNNLSYSIPIYWNGKVYSTQKNGLITCHDSTGNFLWDYNTFGEIVGTPVIKDRILAIATLQGDLLTLSAISGEQIQTIGFEELITTGLEVIDYSGTRILMIPKLTESKAAIVFGTASGRIYCYDLETLQEYWVYNTNGMIRSDPVSAGNKILFTGNDGFIYSIDARNGLMIWRWKEKADTDFSGSQIVSDGKRVYVISSAGILYAIDLMLGKLEWMSDKLNLFDSISASSNGKTIYVKGRNSIIYQLNSENGKIIKEYKQSETFTGPGGGILQDNGNLIFTENGKILRTLNGTRSELLYHSGHVPFKSLKQIGNSRYLASDYNGRVIIFSMEKN
- a CDS encoding metallophosphoesterase family protein produces the protein MKIGFISDIHEDIFSLERALKLLSNEKCDSVICLGDIVGFTLPFYRYIESRNAEESVRLVMENCSKVVVGNHDLYAIKKVPNYQSGFDYGDNWYQLDYEIRAAKSRNRIWLYEDNEIKSFLSDTSKEFLDSLCEVEILEFGDSRILLSHFCYPDFSGSAIFFPGEVFHLEKHFQFMNEKKCGISISGHGHPEGVIMVTEERFESLKFGQNKLNDGVQWIVVPCVARTTRENGILILDTSCMEFRSISLKSYFQ